One Mya arenaria isolate MELC-2E11 chromosome 7, ASM2691426v1 genomic window carries:
- the LOC128241701 gene encoding uncharacterized protein LOC128241701: MEIIIFLTHYAASRKPFKGDRFRGRLGSDHEGQLLCRMLKAAFRRGLMFILGKRGEVDLDGVSLYNGSVNNCRYSLSPDYYDYVRTLQAELAAKGITRADIDLMEKLEETFAVDGPMSR; this comes from the exons ATggaaatcattatttttttg ACGCACTATGCGGCCTCGCGAAAACCGTTTAAAGGGGACAGGTTCAGAGGACGCTTGGGTAGCGACCATGAGGGCCAGCTGCTATGTAGAATGTTAAAGGCGGCGTTCAGAAGAGGGCTGATGTTTATCTTGGGGAAGAGAGGAGAAGTTGACCTGGATGGCGTCTCATTGTATAATGGTTCAGTGAATAATTGCCG ctatAGTTTAAGTCCGGATTACTATGACTACGTACGGACATTGCAAGCGGAATTGGCAGCCAAAGGCATCACAAGGGCAGACATAGATCTGATGGAAAAGCTGGAAGAGACTTTCGCTGTCGATG GTCCGATGTCACGCTGA
- the LOC128241240 gene encoding S-antigen protein-like: MRGDQHQRVQRDSMLAMRRDQHQRVQRVSMLAMRRDQHQRVQRDSMLATRRDQHQIMQRDSMLAMRRDQHQRVQRVSMLAMRRDQHQRGQRDSMLATRRDQHQIMQRDSMLAMRSDQHQRGQRDSMLAMRRDQHQRVQRDSMLAMRRDQQQRVQRDSMLAMRRDQHQIMQRDSM; this comes from the coding sequence ATGAGAGGAGATCAACACCAGAGAGTGCAACGTGACTCCATGCTAGCAATGAGAAGAGATCAACACCAGAGAGTGCAACGTGTCTCCATGCTAGCAATGAGAAGAGATCAACACCAGAGGGTGCAACGTGACTCCATGCTAGCAACGAGAAGAGATCAACACCAGATAATGCAACGTGACTCCATGCTAGCAATGAGAAGAGATCAACACCAGAGAGTGCAACGTGTCTCCATGCTAGCAATGAGAAGAGATCAACACCAGAGAGGGCAACGTGACTCCATGCTAGCAACGAGAAGAGATCAACACCAGATAATGCAACGTGACTCCATGCTAGCAATGAGAAGTGATCAACACCAGAGAGGGCAACGTGACTCCATGCTAGCAATGAGAAGAGATCAACACCAGAGAGTGCAACGTGACTCCATGCTAGCAATGAGAAGAGATCAACAGCAGAGAGTGCAACGTGACTCCATGCTAGCAATGAGAAGAGATCAACACCAGATAATGCAACGTGACTCCAtgtaa
- the LOC128241596 gene encoding heat shock 70 kDa protein 12A-like — MSTSGKLISVAIDFGTTFSGYAYSTKGDFKQDPAKVFAANWSDGQGLITTKAPTAVLFRPDGSLSKFGYDAETEYASLVGDNAQEGWSYFRRFKMLLFHKKVTTTTTFRDENGSSMNALKVVSAVIRYFKDKFLDDIQNKIKAITLDDINWVLTVPAIWDDNAKEFMAMAAEEAGIPENRLILVYEPEAAALFCKHTPFSKEALTGKEESIFSEGSKFMIIDLGGGTIDITSHEVNCDGRLDALVEPSGGPWGGVLVDAKWYNLLEELFGSDVVNEFCEDFTDKLDLDRVIEVKKRVIRPSETEFTRVKFPTLLFEIFAEKNGNMSFQQKLNNSKFENKVKYKRGSLEILNKLLQETFCDSVSNMTAHVQRELSREELKDIKTLILVGGFSESELVRNSIKASFPGYTLLMPQEASASVLKGAVIFGHCKDFIKSHKLPYSYGVSTTVPFDVNIHKEVFKTVMKNGSLMCNDIFHPLVRKGEKIVVEETTREELFRSPKPGMLHVEVDIYKIPQDVTPGSVLYTIDCKRVCTLNLAVENIQCDEKATVIVQMQFGGTRIEFSAKEFGTDNSVSCKPRWFP, encoded by the exons ATGAGTACGAGCGGTAAACTAATTTCGGTTGCTATAGACTTTGGAACGACTTTCTCTGGATACGCTTATTCTACGAAGGGGGATTTTAAACAGGATCCAGCCAAG GTTTTTGCTGCTAACTGGAGTGATGGACAGGGTTTGATAACAACAAAGGCACCAACAGCTGTCCTCTTTAGACCAGATGGAAGTCTTTCTAAGTTTGGATATGAT GCCGAAACAGAGTATGCCTCGCTTGTGGGAGATAATGCACAGGAAGGCTGGTCATATTTTAGacgttttaaaatgttactGTTCCATAAG aaaGTTACGACCACAACAACATTTCGTGACGAAAATGGAAGCTCAATGAATGCGTTAAAAGTCGTTTCGGCCGTCATCAGATATTTTAAGGACAAATTTCTAgatgacatacaaaataaaataaaggcaATAACTTTGGATGACATTAACTGGGTATTGACCGTTCCCGCCATATGGGATGACAACGCCAAGGAATTCATGGCCATGGCTGCAGAAGAG gCAGGTATACCAGAGAATCGTTTGATTCTGGTGTATGAACCAGAGGCGGCAGCTCTGTTTTGCAAGCATACACCTTTCTCCAAAGAAGCGCTGACAGGGAAAGAAGAAAGTATATTCTCCGAAGGATCTAAGTTTATGATCATAGACTTAGGAG GTGGCACAATAGATATAACTTCACACGAAGTTAACTGCGACGGACGACTAGATGCCTTAGTTGAGCCTTCGGGTGGTCCATGGGGAGGAGTATTAGTAGATGCAAAATGGTATAACTTACTTGAAGAGCTGTTTGGATCTGATGTAGTAAACGAATTTTGTGAAGACTTTACAGACAAACTTGACTTGGATCGTGttattgaagttaaaaaaagagTCATTCGACCATCGGAGACAGAATTCACCAGAGTGAAATTTCCAACACTTTTATTTGAGATTTTCGCTGAGAAGAACGGAAATATGTCTTTTCAGCAGAAACTGAACAACagtaaatttgaaaacaaagttaaatacAAGAGAGGAAGTTTGGAGATCCTAAACAAATTGCTCCAGGAAACATTTTGTGATTCGGTATCAAATATGACAGCTCATGTTCAAAGGGAACTTTCACGGGAAGAGTTAAAGGATATAAAGACATTGATTCTAGTTGGTGGCTTTTCAGAGTCGGAATTAGTAAGAAATTCAATCAAGGCAAGTTTTCCAGGATACACATTGCTAATGCCCCAAGAGGCATCTGCATCAGTTTTGAAAG GAGCTGTTATATTTGGTCATTGCAAAGACTTCATCAAGTCGCATAAGTTGCCGTATTCTTATG GTGTTAGCACCACTGTTCCTTTTGACGTGAATATCCATAAAGAAGTTTTTAAGACTGTAATGAAGAACGGCAGTTTGATGTGTAATGACATATTTCATCCTTTGGTCAGAAAAGGGGAGAAGATTGTTGTGGAAGAAACAACACGCGAGGAGTTATTCCGATCCCCTAAGCCAGGAATGCTTCATGTAGAGGTTGACATATACAAAATTCCACAAGATGTTACACCCGGAAGTGTCCTTTACACAATAGACTGTAAACGAGTATGCACACTTAACCTGGCTGTTGAAAACATACAATGTGATGAGAAAGCAACGGTTATCGTCCAGATGCAGTTTGGTGGTACAAGGATTGAATTTTCTGCAAAAGAATTCGGAACGGACAATTCAGTGAGCTGTAAGCCAAGGTGGTTCCCATAA
- the LOC128241439 gene encoding heat shock 70 kDa protein 12A-like: MSRDEHMVVAAIDFGTTYSGYAFKFRGSDKICSLSTFSGSTITNKAPTVILFDKDENFNSFGYQAENMYAKLAEETNHKGWRYFRWFKMDLQRGPTQKKLRVTTTLRDDQGQPMNIIDVFGGALKYLKDELMETLLASAPRTEEKDVKWTITVPAIWDDAAKQIMVLAAEKAGIAFEHLQLVYEPEAAAIYSINEYSTAYDPRQRDIFKTDSNFILIDLGGGTVDITAHKVNVDGTLDALMPPSGGPWGGYNVNKKFFQLLEDLFGAKVLQKFSREEKDELLELERTFEVKKRQDGQFSLKLPARLIELAGVTQVQESQQAMKVSYRRDKLFIKAKAVLDIFKETIEHTIVQVSELLQKTDLQNVSTIVLVGGFAESKIFQQMVKSHFDSNRYLLIIPQAPELAVLKGAVHYGLDGSFIRTHRMPYTVGIDTSVEFEEGRHPEKLRVFQNGSFKCSGIFKVFIERGTQIEPIMESAMHEFRTPSSEEAVIELYKTDRDAVPTYIEDCKRLGEVRLTLIAPTQDAELKKDLVQPQNPIIQVKMYFGDTLVTVKAIERGTNNSVLADIDFL; the protein is encoded by the exons ATGTCGCGTGATGAACACATGGTTGTTGCAGCCATAGACTTTGGTACAACGTATTCTGGTTACGCTTTTAAATTCCGAGGATCCGACAAG aTCTGTTCCCTTTCAACCTTCAGTGGGTCTACGATCACGAACAAAGCTCCGACCGTCATCCTATTTGACAAGGATGAGAATTTCAACTCATTTGGATACCAg GCTGAAAACATGTATGCAAAACTTGCGGAAGAAACCAACCACAAGGGGTGGAGGTATTTCCGTTGGTTTAAAATGGATTTGCAGAGAGGACCAACACAAAAG AAGCTGCGTGTTACTACAACATTAAGGGACGACCAGGGACAGCCAATGAACATAATAGACGTGTTTGGAGGAGCACTCAAATACCTCAAAGACGAGCTGATGGAAACTCTCTTAGCATCTGCCCCACGCACTGAGGAAAAGGACGTCAAATGGACGATTACTGTTCCCGCCATCTGGGATGATGCTGCGAAACAAATAATGGTGCTTGCAGCTGAAAAG GCTGGGATAGCATTTGAACACCTTCAACTTGTTTACGAACCAGAGGCGGCCGCTATatattccatcaatgagtattCAACCGCTTATGATCCTCGACAGAGGGACATCTTTAAAACTGACAGCAACTTTATTCTCATAGACCTTGGCG GAGGCACTGTTGACATTACTGCACACAAGGTTAATGTTGATGGCACTTTGGATGCACTTATGCCGCCATCAGGAGGACCCTGGGGAGGATACAACGtgaataaaaagttttttcaG CTTTTGGAAGACTTATTTGGAGCAAAGGTATTGCAGAAGTTTTCTAGAGAAGAAAAGGACGAACTACTTGAGCTTGAACGAACGTTTGAAGTAAAGAAAAGACAGGATGGTCAGTTCAGTCTCAAACTTCCGGCACGACTCATTGAACTAGCTGGTGTAACACAAGTTCAAGAAAGCCAACAAGCTATGAAAGTCTCATACAGAAGAGATAAACTATTTATCAAGGCTAAAGCAGTGTTAGACATCTTTAAAGAAACAATTGAACATACGATTGTTCAAGTTAGCGAGCTATTGCAAAAAACAGACTTACAGAACGTTTCAACGATTGTATTAGTCGGTGGGTTTGCAGAGTCCAAAATCTTTCAACAGATGGTGAAAAGTCATTTCGATTCAAACAGATATTTGCTAATAATTCCTCAGGCTCCTGAACTTGCTGTTTTGAAAG GTGCAGTTCATTACGGACTAGACGGGTCTTTTATTCGTACACACAGAATGCCGTATACTGTAG GGATCGACACATCTGTGGAGTTTGAAGAAGGAAGACACCCTGAAAAACTAAGGGTCTTCCAAAACGGCTCGTTCAAGTGTAGCGGTATATTCAAAGTTTTCATCGAAAGAGGAACACAAATTGAACCCATTATGGAGTCAGCAATGCATGAGTTTCGTACTCCAAGCTCAGAGGAAGCTGTTATAGAACTTTATAAGACAGATAGAGATGCTGTACCCACTTACATAGAAGATTGCAAACGACTCGGCGAAGTTAGGCTTACCTTAATTGCTCCAACGCAGGACGCCGAACTTAAAAAGGATTTAGTTCAACCGCAGAATCCAATTAtacaagttaaaatgtattttggtgACACGTTGGTCACTGTGAAAGCCATCGAGCGTGGAACGAATAACTCTGTTCTCGCAGATATTGACTTTCTGTGA